The window TAAAGGAACGCTGAGGAGCTCCATTACGGTCTGTGGTGGCGGCGACCTCAGAACTGGGGCTGGAGAAGGTAGCTCTtcctagtgattttttttttttttcctccattcttTTCCCTGTGGAAAAGGATGCAAATGGgtaatttgttttttatatcttccaaaaaaaaaaaaaagtgtgtgtgtgggaggTATTGATTTATTACTTATGGAAACCTGGCAGCCTCCTCTCGCTCAGGCTCTAACTGCATTTGCAGTGTAGGTTTCTTCAGACTTTCCAGCTCCCAATCTGGCGCCATTCCCTGAGATTCAGTGACTTCTTGGCCAAATTTGAGATTAGATTGCTTAGGGCATtgtaaaatgtagaaaaaaaaatcaagaagcaaAAAGGCATCGTCTCTCACAGCGCAGCTCCCAGCACCTACAATCCTCCCCCAGGAGAGGCAGCGAGTGCCTGCGtggccccagctgctgcccttcTCCTGGAACAGTGCCATGGtgccaggggcctctccctcagcctgctctggtgTGTACGTGAAGCTCGCCTTTGTCTCTGATATGTGCAGGGTTAACTCTCCTCCACTTCTCACAGGGTGAATTGCTCCGAGTACTTCCCGATCTTCATCTCACTCCTCTGGGTTGCTGGGATCTTCTTCCATCAAGGTAAGGGGACataaaacaaccaaccaaacaaaaaagaatgtgCAGATGGACAAATCCCAATATAAAGCCTATGGTGACTCAGAGATGTCCTCTCTGTACCGAGAGGCTGTTGCTCAGGGAAAGCAAAGCTCCCCCTTGCCCCGAAGGGATTCAATGGGGTGGACTGAGGAGTGCTCTGACTCCAGCGCACTATTTGGTGGAGATGTTCCTGTGGTggcggcagcagcccctgctcctctgcTAGGGCCCAGCCAAGCCCTGTGGTGTTTTCCTTGGAAAAGTCAGGCCAGGGCCGGGAGCAGCGCGCTGCTCGGCTTCAGCGGCTGCAGCGTCCCGCTGAGTTGCCCTGTCAGTAAGGAACCAAAACCCAGCCTCCCACTGACGTGGGGTGGGTGCAGGGGATTCAGCTGCAGCAAAAGTACGAGGATGGATTGAGGTGAGTGCTGGAAACCCAAGTCCAGAGGCAAGTTCCAGGAGAAAGCACTTGGGCTGTTGTGGGGATGGAGGAGCTCACCCCTCACAGAAAGTGAAGGAAGAAAGCCCATTTGAACTCCTGGTGCCTGAGTCCCATCCCACTGTGTTTCATGAACATTTTGGGGCAGCTCCATCCCTGGTGTCCCTGCAGGGGTGGCGGCGGCCTGTGGGATGCTGTACCTCTACACACGCTTCCGCTACTTCCAAGGCTACGCGCTGGCCGCACAGGGACGGTGAGTACCCAGCCGGGGCTGCAagcacccaaacccaacccCGTGCATTCCCcataccaccaccaccccctgtgtgggctgctcagcccctcaggtgctgccctgtgGTGCCCAAACCCATCCTGCTGGGCCTAACGGGGACATTTCCTCACACAGGTTGGGGCCACTGTATGCCAGTGCctggctgctgtggctgctggtgGGCCTGGCGGTGGCTGGGCTCCTGGCACACTTCCTGCTGCTCCCGTCCTCCCCGTGGGCGCTGGCATGGCCTCTCCGGCTGCTCAACGCCTGGTGAGCGAGGCCTCAGCTCCCCCAGGCCCCTCAACCTGCTCTGCACCTTGAAACGTCTTCGATTCATGAACCGGCCTGCACACTGTCATCGTTCCTCACCACTGCTGCGATCATCCCTGTCGGAGTGTGTCACGCCACAGAGATACAAAGAATAAATGCCTTTTCTCTACAGAAATCATTTGTGATTGTCAAACTTGCTTGAGGGGGGACTGGGTGTGAGAACATCAGAGGCTTATGGGCATGGGGTTGCATGGGAAAAGCTACTGTGAATAAAACTAATTTGAAAGTGTGTGTAAACTTGTCTAAAACCTCACCacaactgaggggaaaaaagccttACTTTAATCTAAAGGGCTTGCCCCTGACTTGAATGATCTTGCCTTGCCAGGCACTGGTCCTGGACAGGACACGGGCCCAGCGCCTCCCCCTGCAAGTCACTCTCACCACTGCACCAAAggtttaaattttgcttttattacagtgcacattattttatatatttatatagagagatgtacttgaaaaatcaaatgtatccaataataaaaaatacagcacaTTAAAGTAGTATAATGCATTCCAGTGTATAGCTGAAGAGACATTGGGATTTACACTAATCCCTACTATTTTTGAACTGGgctacttctgctttttttttctcaaaaattcACACCAATCAATAACTgaaatagttatttaaaaatctgttttctgcacTCACTCTCAAGGCATGAAGACACTGGAGACTTCACCATGAGTTAAGGGGCTGTGTTCAACGCTGGCAGGCACAGTGTGgcgtatatattttttttccctgccataCTCATAGTTCCAACCCCCTTTCAGATTCGTTCCTCCACCACAGGAGGGTCAGCCCTCACCCTCATGTAATCCTCAGCTGTGGCCAGGACCAGTGCCTGTGCCAAGGCGATGCAGATGTCAGTCCCTGGCTGTTTCTATCCTGGTGATCCTGCACCCTGTGCATCAGCctgcaaagcaggggcaggactAAACTGTTCCAGGCTCCCTTACTCCCCAGAtacagccaccagcagcccccttCCTGGGCTGAAGGTGTGTTTAGTCTCCATGCCTGCTAAAGCTCATCCTGACACCAAACGGCCCCGCGTGTTGGTGGGATTGCAGCACCGCACACATCGGTGATGCACCCACAGGAGGAGCGGTGAGCACCTGGGGCTTgcccaggagagcagagccaACCCTTCGCAGCAGagcttggtttttgcttttgctcttcttCCAGAGGAAGGTCTGtcctggccctgcagcaccaTGCACTGGTGCTGGCTTCGAAGCCGGGGTGTCGAGGGCCATCCAGCACCCACATGTCAGAGTGCGGCTCCTCCCGGCAGCCAGGCGCGCGTCTCGCTGGCATCGCGGTCCCCATGTCTCGGCAGGAGCAGGCGGCGAGGCGCTGCACACCCACGGCCGACtcggggaggagggagagggaagggagggagaaggaccCAGGCTCTACATGTGTCCATCCTTCGTCATGCCCACTTCACTCTGCTTTTTTGATAAAAATCtgcaaggagaggagggaaggactTAATCATGCTTGTGCAACTGCAGTACAGTACCCACATGAGGTAGTGCACATCAGATGCTGGAGAacgtggggggtgggggtggatgCACTGAGGGCTCCCCAGACTGAACGctcaggcaggagcagccccgtACCTCGCTCAAGATGATCCACACCGGGGAGTCAGTCTGGATGGACAGCCGGATCGCTTCCAGTGGCCCGAAGGACGGGTCCACTTCACCTTCCGCAACGCCCTTGGAGAAGGAGCCTGGTGGAAGAGCATAGGGGTGAGGCGAGGCTGGTGGACCCGAATGCCAAGGGGACCACAGCTGGACACTATGGCccctctgtgcccagcacagGGCCCAGATGTGAGGGAGAGGCTGAAACCAAGTGTGGCTGTCAATAAAGTGCAGTTGAGataatttcacagaaattatGCTCAATGCTGTTATCTGTTTTCTAAACAAATAATGGCCTTAAATCATTTGAAGAcgagcacaggggatgcacgTTCTCCACCCCACCACCTGCTGTACCTATCTGGATGTAGCCATCTGACGTCCTGCGATATTTGACGGCTGCACCTCTTCCCTCCTGCAAGGTTTCCTTGTCCGACTGCAGGCTCTGCGGGATGGAGAGGAGCgctctgctcagggctggagGGAAGAGACACCCCAAAGCCCCAAGCAACAGCAGCAACCCCAGGGactgtccctgcagcaccctcagACATTTTGAGGAGGCCACAGCATCCTGTGGCACCTCAGCCCCTCACCTGGCACCATGCAACCCACTCCCCAAAGCAAGATgatgtttgctgctgcttcagctgcacCATCCTGACCcctgttctttcttctgcagcCATCCCATCCATGTGGGCACCCCCCTGCAGGCATGGACAGCTCGTCTGGAGGCAACCCAATCCCAGCTCCCGAGGTGGCATCGCACCGGGGTGACTCCCATCAGGACACCAGCACCTTCCAAAGGCACTCAAGTCTTGGGAAGGTTTTCCTGACAGCTTCCGGCAGTTTCCTTCTCTCAaacctcttttccttcccactcCACCCCTGCCTCAGTTCTCAATAAAACACTTACATCAAACGGCAAAACCTCCACAGTCGTATTGAAGAGTTTGTCTTCTGGGTGCTCGATGTTCCCACTGCGGAAGAAGAACCTGTGACAGAAACAAAAGTAATGGAAGACCACACTGAGCATGGGGACATGACATCTTTCACCCTGGGCGAGCCATCAAACATCCCAACCGAACAGGCACCTTCCCAAAAAGCCCGTGGGCACCTGCTTGGGACGGAGAGCTTCTGTGCCAGACTAGCAAATTGTGGATTGCTCCGAAGCGCACGAAAGCAAAGAGGTCTGGCAGCCATGGACCCACCAGGAAGGGTGGAGTTGCCTCCCCCTGGCAGAGCACCGTGCCCTCCTCCCAGGGAGCCGACCCATACCAGGGATGGACGAGAAATTTGGAAGAACACAAGGGAAGTATCTCCAtgctccgtgcccccccagaCACTGGCCTTTCGATGCGGAGTGGTTTGAAGAATCTGAATCGGATGAAGTCTCCGGCGGTGGGCgtgaaggcccagaagaagtCCTCCTGCAGGTAAGCCTTCTCCAAGGTGAAGTGCTGGTAGGTTTTCAGGCTGGTGCTCACCTCTGCAGGAGGGTTGACGTGCTCTTTCCGCAGGGCTTGCTTGCCAAAGTCTTTGTCCTTGATGGACACAAAGCAAAAGGGCAGAAATGGGTCATACGCTGCTCTCAGCCACGAGGAACTACTCACACATGCTcatgctctgcctgcagcacgATCCTCGGCCCAGCGCTACCTGTCCCCCAACGCAGTCCCTGCTTCTTGGCCGGGAGCTCACACACAACTCTAAAACTTCACAGAAGCCTACATCCCAACAGCTCTCTGCCAAGTGAGGGACAGGAAAAGAGAGGGCAGCTTATTAAGGGCcttaaaacattatttgtttGCAGCAGCTGAGGTGATATCTCTATTGATGGTATCAGAGAAGCAGgcggggagcaggagcagaggagctggTGCCTCCTCACCCCGAAGGGCAGGAGCACACCACGGCTTAAAAGCTCACTGTGCCTGAGAAGTAGGAGCTAGATGAGCTCCCTGTGATTCAGAATAAAACACAATTACTGCACAGAAAGCCAGACACCACGGTGCTGTCCCTGATGTCCTCAGGCAGCCCCGGTGCCTGCAGGCCAGGCCCAGCAGAAAGGCTGCAGGCGGGTTGGAAAGGCGCCGCCGCCGCATCTGGTACCCACCTTCAGCTTCTGGATCTTCCCAGCCAGGGAGGAGTGGGTTCCCACGTGCTGGAAGAGCGAGGGCTTGAAGCGGATCCTCAGGTTTGCCTTCTGCCTGTCGCAGTGTTTCTGAAACGGGAAAAATCCCCCAGTGGCCTCGTGTCAACCTCCCCATGCTCCAGCACCGCTAGAGAAAGGGATAGGCACACGACCAAACCCCAGGG is drawn from Anser cygnoides isolate HZ-2024a breed goose chromosome 14, Taihu_goose_T2T_genome, whole genome shotgun sequence and contains these coding sequences:
- the LTC4S gene encoding leukotriene C4 synthase isoform X1, whose protein sequence is MRNEIDLLAAVTVLGVLEQAYFTLQVIYARRKYKISPPETTGHPEFERIFRAQVNCSEYFPIFISLLWVAGIFFHQGVAAACGMLYLYTRFRYFQGYALAAQGRLGPLYASAWLLWLLVGLAVAGLLAHFLLLPSSPWALAWPLRLLNAW
- the LTC4S gene encoding leukotriene C4 synthase isoform X2, which translates into the protein MLGGSTRSLLQRQQVTLNSSGSSGLSKISTCSWVNCSEYFPIFISLLWVAGIFFHQGVAAACGMLYLYTRFRYFQGYALAAQGRLGPLYASAWLLWLLVGLAVAGLLAHFLLLPSSPWALAWPLRLLNAW